The Candidatus Rhabdochlamydia sp. T3358 nucleotide sequence GATCTACGTTTGATTCTTCATAATGACCGGTTTTAATCATTTTATGAGGTAAAGAAACAGAACTAGGATTTTTTCTTTTACAATCAGTTAGATTAGAGGTGGTGCTAGAAATTTCCCCTATTTGAATAGGGATATTCGTATTGTTTAATACATCTTTAGAAGTCACATAACTAGTCATAATATCATTTATTTTAAATTATATTCATACATAATAAAATAAACTGAATAATATTCCAACTTATTAATAATTATATAAATTTTTAAGTATTATAAAATTACTAATTTTTTAAAAAACCAAAGAATTGTCAAAAAATAAACAAGCGATTACATTGCATTTAAGATGCTCTTATCAAGGGATGCTATGAACTATCGTACAAAGCTCTATTTTGCCTTTGTAATCACTTCTGTAGCCTGTTTAATTTTTGGTTTTGGTATTCTTTTGACAGAGCTTGAATACAGTTCATTTTCTAGAGAGCAGAATAAAGCTCTAACGGTTGCTGCCACTACTGCTGCATTACTAGATGTAAATCAAATCAAAGCTCTTATTGCAAACCCCACTCAAAACAACCCTGCCTATGATCATTTCCGTTTGCAATTAAGAAAAGTTCGAGATGCTAATCGAGGAAATGTTGTCTATATTAAGTATCTCTATCTAATCACAGCTAATCCTAAAGACACTCATTCTGCCTTTTTTTTGGCAGATGCAGAAGAAGATCCTGAATTCCAAGCCGTTATTAAACAACCCTTTCACACAGAACATAAAAGCTCTTTATTTCATTTTTCTAAACACCATGTAAAAAAAACGATTATCCGAGAAGATGAGGGTAGCTGGATCACGGCTTTTGCTCCTATAATTGACGGGGAAGGCAATTATATTGCATCTATAGGAGCAAATATCCCCACTCAGTTTCTTTTCAAAGACCTGATGCGTTTTGTCCCCTATATATGCGTTAGTTTTATACTAGCTGTTATTCTAGCTTTTGTCATAGCATCCTTTTTTGCAAAACGAGTCACTTTGGCCTTAGATAATCTGATTGGATGTGTTAAACAAATTGAAAAAGGCAATCTTGCTTGCAAAGCATGCTTAGAAACACATGATGAATTTGAAGAGCTTGGTGATGCTATCAATCAAATGACAAAAGGTCTGCAAGAAAGAGAGCGCCTAAAGGTGAATTTTTCAAGATATGTCTCAGACCATGTCCTGCAAAAGATTTTATCCTCTACCAAACCTACCAAATTGGAGGGAGAAAGAAGAAAAATCACTGTGCTTTTCTCTGATATTCGTCAGTTCACCCATCTATCAGAGAGTCTACCACCTGAGCAGGTTGTCGCTTTGCTCAATGAGTATTTTAAGATTATGTTAGATATTATTTTTGAGCATAAAGGCACTCTGGATAAATTTATTGGAGATGGTTTAATGGTGGAGTTTGGTGCTCCTTTGGACGATGAAATCCAGGAAAAGAATGCTGTTACAACAGCAATTGCCATGCAAAAAGCACTGGAAAAACTCAATACAACATGGAAACAGCCAAATATTCAAGTAGGGATCGGCATCCATACAGGATTTGCTATTGTAGGTAATGTAGGCTCTGACAAGCGGATGGATTACACAGCCATTGGAGATACCGTAAATATTGCTTCTAGACTAGAACAAATGACAAAATCCATGAACAGAAGCATTTTAATCAGTGAAGATACCTACCAAGCTATAAAAGAAGAATTTTCTGCTGAAAGCCTAGGCCCTATTACCTTGCCCGGCAGAGAAGAATCCATTAGAGTCTATGCAATAGAAAAAAACTAGTTTTATGCGAAAAATATGTTACGGTATCATTCTTGTTCTTAGTTTTTCTTTGTTTTTTTTACCTACTTTCTTATCTACCAAATTAGGAACTCAACTACTCATTTCTTCTTTAGGAAAAAAAATCCAATTAACCAAGCTGCATTTAAGCTGGTTTGGTAAACAAAAAATCCTGCAACTGGAAATAAATAAACAGAATCAGCCTTGGTTTAGCAGTCCTGAGATTACCATAGATAGCTCGCTTATTTCTATTTTGTTATTCCATAAAATTAAAAACCTAGAAGTGATAGAGCCTAAGGTGGTTTGGGAGGAAAAATCGCCTATTCCCCCCAGCTCTTTTCCAAGTCATAAAAAACCAAAGCGCTTTTCTTTTGA carries:
- a CDS encoding adenylate/guanylate cyclase domain-containing protein produces the protein MNYRTKLYFAFVITSVACLIFGFGILLTELEYSSFSREQNKALTVAATTAALLDVNQIKALIANPTQNNPAYDHFRLQLRKVRDANRGNVVYIKYLYLITANPKDTHSAFFLADAEEDPEFQAVIKQPFHTEHKSSLFHFSKHHVKKTIIREDEGSWITAFAPIIDGEGNYIASIGANIPTQFLFKDLMRFVPYICVSFILAVILAFVIASFFAKRVTLALDNLIGCVKQIEKGNLACKACLETHDEFEELGDAINQMTKGLQERERLKVNFSRYVSDHVLQKILSSTKPTKLEGERRKITVLFSDIRQFTHLSESLPPEQVVALLNEYFKIMLDIIFEHKGTLDKFIGDGLMVEFGAPLDDEIQEKNAVTTAIAMQKALEKLNTTWKQPNIQVGIGIHTGFAIVGNVGSDKRMDYTAIGDTVNIASRLEQMTKSMNRSILISEDTYQAIKEEFSAESLGPITLPGREESIRVYAIEKN